The following proteins are co-located in the Mesorhizobium australicum WSM2073 genome:
- a CDS encoding GGDEF domain-containing protein produces MNSIILKSAAIALASVAASLLLTLIIVPAMGFPVTRTIWLTSTVCPLVLAWTACAGTFWQSDRLKNAHRELARAHAQLAAAHRRLAEKASRDDMTGMLNRESFFAALDGSRRKSDRGALLIIDADHFKKINDNFGHLTGDDALLLIASAIERGVRSGDVLGRIGGEEFGAFLTGATEQEAKRVAERIRREVELIRFRPVDERTIPLTVSIGGTVCGEDVNVSDLMRAADRRLYQAKHAGRNLTILDTDISEAA; encoded by the coding sequence ATGAATAGCATTATTCTCAAATCCGCCGCCATCGCCTTGGCCTCCGTCGCTGCCTCGCTCCTGCTGACATTGATCATAGTCCCAGCGATGGGATTCCCGGTCACGCGCACGATCTGGCTGACGTCGACGGTCTGTCCGCTGGTCCTTGCCTGGACGGCATGCGCCGGCACGTTCTGGCAGAGCGACAGGTTGAAAAATGCCCATCGCGAATTGGCCCGTGCCCATGCCCAACTCGCCGCGGCGCACCGCCGCCTGGCGGAAAAGGCGAGCCGCGACGACATGACCGGCATGCTCAACCGGGAAAGCTTCTTTGCCGCGCTGGACGGCTCCCGGCGCAAGTCCGACCGCGGCGCGCTGCTGATCATCGACGCCGATCATTTCAAGAAGATCAATGACAATTTCGGTCACCTGACCGGGGATGACGCGCTGCTGTTGATCGCCAGCGCCATCGAGCGCGGCGTGCGCAGCGGCGACGTGCTCGGCCGGATCGGCGGCGAGGAGTTCGGCGCGTTTCTGACCGGAGCCACGGAACAGGAGGCCAAGCGCGTTGCCGAACGGATCCGTCGCGAGGTCGAGCTGATCCGCTTCCGACCCGTCGATGAGCGAACCATTCCGTTGACCGTTAGCATCGGCGGCACCGTGTGCGGCGAGGATGTCAACGTATCGGACCTGATGCGCGCCGCGGACCGGCGCCTCTACCAGGCCAAGCATGCGGGCCGCAACCTGACGATCCTCGATACCGACATTTCCGAAGCCGCATGA
- a CDS encoding MarR family winged helix-turn-helix transcriptional regulator yields MIELNSSSGDRAELTAAIGLAIMQWQDATQAYDDAVGARLGLNMAERHCIGLLHGGPQSAGAIAAATGLTPAAVTALIDRLEARGLLTRTRSLEDRRKVVIEATETTRELSARYYGAIAREGEKLIATFGDAELATIRRFVTAALELQRDQLVRLKAEAPQPR; encoded by the coding sequence ATGATCGAACTAAATTCGTCAAGCGGAGATCGCGCCGAACTGACCGCCGCGATCGGCCTTGCCATCATGCAGTGGCAGGACGCGACGCAGGCCTATGACGATGCGGTAGGCGCGAGACTCGGCCTCAACATGGCCGAGCGCCACTGTATCGGACTGCTGCATGGCGGCCCGCAATCGGCCGGCGCGATCGCGGCCGCGACCGGGCTGACGCCGGCCGCGGTGACCGCGCTGATCGATCGGCTGGAGGCGCGCGGTCTCTTGACGCGCACGCGCAGCCTCGAGGACAGGCGCAAGGTGGTTATCGAGGCAACGGAGACAACACGGGAGCTCTCGGCGCGCTATTACGGCGCCATCGCGCGGGAAGGTGAAAAGCTCATTGCCACGTTCGGCGACGCCGAGCTTGCCACCATCCGGCGCTTCGTCACCGCCGCGCTCGAGCTGCAGCGCGACCAGCTTGTGCGGCTGAAGGCCGAGGCACCGCAGCCGCGCTGA
- a CDS encoding GMC oxidoreductase: protein MIFDSYDAYRAANFAPKVCVLGSGPAGTTIARKLGAAGIPVVVLEAGSREFSDESQDFYRGTTVGDFYFDLDITRLRFMGGSSNHWAGWCRVLDKQDFEPKAWAPDTGWPIRRADIEPYLAEVRDILDLPDFRPDVPISDDIRWVQLIKSPAVRFAEKFGDQLDQSKNIAVVLNTYATELAGDGKRVTGARLWSNGQDAGPFSADYFIVCTGGLENSRLLLWSNRRSNGGVVPNATALGRYWMEHPTFEGGNAILADDGAFEVDAVKEAFFSPMAAAMERLRIMNFGIRLIETPYPGVKSLIADLACTAPHMAEWVSGKLDQNLRCAAQLYVAWEQAPLASNQIELSKTEVDHAGVPRIELHWKKSELERRTLLEGLRLFGTTLAQKNLGRVRIADWISKGDDYPTNEETAGHHHMGGTRMGTDVTRSVVDANCKVHGMDNLYVGGSSVFCTSGQANPTTTITALACRLGEHLSKVVTV, encoded by the coding sequence ATGATCTTCGACAGCTACGACGCGTATCGCGCCGCCAATTTCGCGCCAAAGGTCTGTGTCCTTGGTTCCGGCCCCGCCGGCACCACGATCGCCAGGAAACTTGGCGCGGCCGGCATCCCGGTCGTGGTGCTGGAAGCCGGCTCGCGGGAATTCAGCGACGAGTCGCAGGATTTCTACCGCGGCACCACGGTCGGCGATTTCTACTTCGACCTCGATATCACCCGGTTGCGGTTCATGGGCGGCAGTTCCAATCACTGGGCCGGTTGGTGTCGCGTGCTCGACAAACAGGATTTCGAGCCGAAAGCCTGGGCACCCGACACCGGCTGGCCGATCCGGCGCGCCGACATCGAACCCTATCTTGCGGAAGTGCGCGATATCCTCGACCTTCCCGATTTCCGGCCAGATGTGCCGATCTCGGACGACATTCGCTGGGTGCAGCTGATCAAGAGCCCGGCGGTCCGGTTTGCAGAAAAGTTCGGCGACCAACTCGACCAGAGCAAAAACATCGCCGTCGTGCTCAACACCTACGCCACCGAGCTTGCCGGAGATGGCAAACGCGTGACCGGCGCCAGATTATGGTCCAACGGGCAGGACGCCGGCCCGTTCAGCGCCGACTATTTCATCGTCTGCACCGGCGGACTGGAGAATTCCCGGCTGCTTTTGTGGTCCAACCGGCGCTCCAACGGCGGCGTCGTGCCGAACGCGACGGCGCTTGGCCGCTACTGGATGGAGCATCCGACCTTCGAGGGCGGCAATGCCATCCTGGCCGACGACGGCGCGTTCGAGGTCGATGCCGTCAAGGAGGCCTTCTTCTCGCCGATGGCTGCCGCGATGGAACGGCTCAGGATCATGAATTTCGGCATCAGGCTGATCGAGACTCCCTATCCGGGCGTCAAGAGCCTGATCGCTGATCTTGCCTGTACGGCGCCGCACATGGCGGAATGGGTGTCGGGCAAGCTCGACCAGAACCTGCGTTGCGCCGCTCAGCTTTATGTCGCCTGGGAACAGGCGCCGCTGGCTTCGAACCAGATCGAGCTGTCGAAGACCGAGGTCGACCATGCCGGCGTGCCGCGCATCGAACTGCACTGGAAGAAATCGGAACTGGAACGCCGCACCCTTCTCGAAGGCTTAAGGCTGTTCGGCACGACGCTTGCCCAGAAGAACCTGGGCCGGGTGCGCATTGCCGACTGGATCTCGAAGGGCGACGATTATCCGACCAACGAAGAGACGGCGGGCCACCATCATATGGGCGGCACGCGCATGGGCACCGACGTCACCAGGAGCGTGGTGGACGCCAACTGCAAGGTGCATGGCATGGACAATCTCTATGTCGGCGGCTCTTCGGTCTTTTGCACGTCGGGACAAGCCAATCCAACGACGACGATCACCGCGCTCGCCTGCCGGCTGGGTGAGCATCTGAGCAAGGTGGTCACGGTCTGA
- a CDS encoding pyrimidine 5'-nucleotidase has translation MTTLPDPARFAHVTDWVFDLDNTLYPHHSNLFSQIDVKMTAYVGELLALPREEARKLQKELYREYGTTLNGLMTRHGIDPDDFLEKVHDIDYSWLVPDPVLGTAIRQLPGRKFIFTNGDRRHAERTARQLGILDHFDDIFDIVAAGLNPKPARQTYEKFAELHAVTGHNAVMFEDLARNLAVPKSLGMTTVLVVPRNFEPTFSEIWERDPAQEDDVDYVTDDLAEFLTGIVSSE, from the coding sequence ATGACCACGCTTCCCGATCCCGCCCGCTTCGCCCATGTCACCGACTGGGTGTTCGACCTCGACAACACGCTCTACCCGCATCACTCGAATTTGTTCTCCCAGATCGACGTCAAGATGACCGCCTATGTCGGGGAACTGCTGGCGCTGCCGCGCGAGGAGGCGCGCAAGCTGCAGAAGGAGCTCTATCGCGAATACGGCACGACGCTGAACGGGCTGATGACGCGCCACGGCATCGATCCCGACGACTTTCTGGAGAAGGTCCATGACATCGACTATTCGTGGCTGGTGCCCGATCCTGTTCTCGGCACCGCCATCCGCCAGCTTCCCGGCCGCAAATTCATCTTCACCAATGGCGACCGCAGGCATGCCGAGCGCACCGCGCGCCAACTTGGCATCCTCGACCATTTCGACGACATTTTCGATATCGTCGCTGCCGGCCTCAATCCCAAGCCGGCGCGCCAGACCTACGAGAAGTTCGCCGAACTGCACGCCGTCACCGGCCACAATGCGGTGATGTTCGAGGACCTCGCCCGCAACCTGGCCGTGCCGAAGTCGCTGGGCATGACCACGGTTCTCGTGGTGCCGCGCAATTTCGAGCCGACCTTCTCGGAAATCTGGGAACGCGACCCGGCGCAGGAAGACGACGTCGACTACGTCACCGACGATCTCGCGGAATTTTTGACGGGAATAGTGAGTAGTGAGTAG
- a CDS encoding amino acid ABC transporter permease: protein MIGRLMLSHPGLARHAAAALFPALLAAALYAMGIKSSWIGSVMPLASDWLQANPALSRALSAVLIALLVLVNCKLLLLMPRRQQIAGVWIELFALLMLFFYSFDLSFAFIARKVGFLITQGVTTTLYISAISILIATTIALIGAIAKLTGNGIVYGLATFYTSLFRGLPLLMQIYIIYLGLPQVGYVIGAVPAGIVALSLCYGAYMTEIFRAGIESIPRGQSEGATALGLSPGQTMALVILPQAMRVIIPPTGNQFIAMLKDSSLVSVVGVWEIMYLARTMGQTEFRHIEMLITASMIYWILSIALEFGQAYLERRFGRSDR from the coding sequence ATGATCGGCAGGCTGATGCTCTCCCATCCAGGGCTTGCCCGCCACGCGGCGGCCGCGCTTTTTCCCGCGCTGCTGGCCGCGGCCCTCTACGCCATGGGCATCAAGTCGAGCTGGATCGGCTCGGTGATGCCGCTTGCATCCGACTGGTTGCAGGCCAATCCAGCCTTGTCGCGCGCCCTCTCGGCCGTGTTGATCGCGCTCCTGGTTCTGGTGAACTGCAAGCTGCTGCTGCTCATGCCCCGACGCCAGCAGATCGCCGGCGTCTGGATCGAGCTGTTCGCGCTGCTGATGCTGTTCTTCTATTCCTTCGACCTCTCCTTTGCCTTCATTGCCAGGAAGGTTGGCTTCCTGATCACCCAGGGCGTCACCACGACGCTTTACATTTCGGCGATCTCGATTCTCATCGCAACGACCATCGCGCTTATCGGGGCCATCGCCAAACTGACCGGCAACGGCATCGTCTACGGGCTGGCCACCTTCTACACGTCGCTGTTTCGCGGCCTGCCGTTGCTGATGCAGATCTACATCATCTATCTCGGCCTGCCGCAGGTCGGCTATGTGATCGGCGCGGTGCCGGCCGGCATCGTTGCGTTGTCGCTGTGTTATGGCGCCTACATGACCGAGATCTTCCGCGCCGGCATCGAAAGCATCCCGCGCGGCCAAAGCGAAGGCGCCACGGCGCTCGGCCTGAGCCCCGGCCAGACCATGGCGCTGGTCATCCTGCCGCAGGCCATGCGCGTCATCATCCCGCCGACCGGCAACCAGTTCATCGCCATGCTGAAGGATTCCTCGCTGGTGTCGGTCGTCGGCGTCTGGGAGATCATGTATCTCGCCCGCACGATGGGCCAGACGGAGTTCCGCCATATCGAGATGCTGATCACCGCCTCGATGATCTATTGGATCCTGTCGATCGCGCTGGAATTCGGCCAGGCCTATCTCGAACGGCGCTTCGGCCGATCGGACCGCTAG